From a single Adhaeribacter swui genomic region:
- the lpxK gene encoding tetraacyldisaccharide 4'-kinase: MKVIARLLYPFSLLYGGVMRVRNTLYDQNFLKSNHFTVPVISIGNLTVGGTGKTPHVEYLLRLLNHKKTATLSRGYKRKIKGYILADASASAESLGDEPYQYYLDYPQVTVAVSEDRALGIKNLLDQKPDLDVIVLDDAFQHRGVTPSLNILLTDYARLFYQDLVLPAGRLREFPAGANRADVIIVTKCPEFIANAEMQKIKKLAVSYAQKEIPVFFTRYQYGNLVPCIAKQPVSNQILVITAIANAKPLIGYLQDQGYQVLHHYQFPDHHAFTKSDLKKIFADWQRYSQNNPVTIITTRKDAVKLANLITAPNWQNVPLFYLPIKVAFIKDQEDFDALILNHIANQSKPENN, encoded by the coding sequence ATGAAGGTTATCGCGCGCTTACTGTATCCTTTTTCGCTGCTTTACGGTGGTGTCATGCGGGTGCGCAATACCTTGTACGATCAAAATTTTTTAAAATCCAACCATTTTACTGTACCCGTAATTAGTATAGGTAATTTAACGGTGGGCGGCACCGGCAAAACCCCGCACGTAGAATACCTTTTACGTTTACTCAATCATAAAAAAACAGCAACCCTAAGCCGCGGTTACAAACGGAAAATCAAAGGCTATATCCTGGCCGATGCTTCTGCCTCCGCCGAAAGCCTAGGCGACGAACCTTACCAATATTATTTAGATTACCCGCAGGTTACCGTAGCGGTTTCAGAAGACCGCGCCTTAGGCATTAAAAACTTGCTGGATCAAAAACCGGATTTAGACGTTATTGTTCTGGATGATGCGTTTCAGCACCGGGGGGTTACGCCTTCGCTGAATATTTTGTTAACGGATTACGCCCGTTTGTTTTACCAGGACTTGGTTTTACCGGCCGGGCGGCTGCGGGAATTTCCGGCGGGCGCCAACCGAGCCGATGTTATTATTGTTACCAAGTGCCCGGAGTTTATAGCGAACGCAGAAATGCAAAAAATTAAAAAATTGGCAGTTTCTTACGCCCAAAAAGAGATACCCGTTTTTTTTACGCGTTACCAATACGGTAATTTAGTTCCGTGCATTGCAAAGCAGCCGGTAAGTAATCAAATACTGGTTATTACGGCTATTGCTAATGCCAAACCATTAATCGGGTATTTACAAGATCAAGGTTATCAGGTGTTGCACCATTACCAATTTCCCGATCATCATGCTTTTACCAAATCTGATTTAAAGAAAATTTTTGCGGACTGGCAACGTTATTCCCAAAATAATCCGGTAACAATTATTACCACCCGGAAAGATGCGGTGAAGCTCGCCAATTTAATAACAGCACCCAACTGGCAAAACGTACCTTTATTTTACCTGCCCATAAAAGTTGCTTTTATTAAAGATCAGGAAGATTTTGATGCGCTTATTTTAAACCATATAGCTAACCAAAGTAAACCGGAAAATAACTAA